Proteins found in one Acidobacteriota bacterium genomic segment:
- a CDS encoding sigma 54-interacting transcriptional regulator, whose amino-acid sequence MPSTRGRRWIVPRRDLAAGGATLVRLSHPLLPEIVRARPGDGGLRLTLAAPEPARLGRLAAAERRAYLARLAALLGFLRFHGLGIATEDLAALGAWPGEPERPAPGAPPVPAWRAAPPALALAAAAVRLAGRPAAGADAASLRAALVESLERGVPEDAAADAVTALRALDGDGRPEALAAEFARRGGVVPSRDLAGFAFPCPFVELPGGDGPAAAVGAAAAWIARGAARSDETPSFVECSPGSPLEDGAALRHLARALDGDPRAGEIRALADGAKAPRRDDGPPVVVVALDAERWDTRSRRALHEALPAMGFRVFEACAGALRPWEERGLLAFRIAEGDAASLAYLPFVSLSAALDAWREAGAAADPARFLEAARALVARFDPRAGAVRSERRRPGRRPDPIVEAAALLADGFDASEAAAAAGAVPDRAAEALADAARSGRLIRVGDGAFRFRDEDDRARLAARVPQSARRDAVARLETLALPPARFVPAALARGEPRDLGAARSLLDAEGGSLAAALFARAPRAAPDLGAAEAPAAERIAAARALARLGRPERALGLCPGGGDDEDLARAALLVELRRHAEARRLLDRLLDPAAEVGPRVEALLLRAELDERAHRYEDAAAGLAAAERLLGGIADRELAARAARTAGYLANDLGRTGEAIALFRRAGELAGNARARADAAYDVAYAALDGGRLDVAARELDDALELYAAGGDETRYLSALGNRVDLFLRSGDAAAARPVLERVLAHERAAGRTHQILFAIPAAQELALLEGDDAAAAAAFLEAQALAEGADGPHPVWREILVFEAERRLGTADAEGAAQLLADAATIPDNSSRTEGRRRRLLASACRDLGRPHEPREIDARERDLHAAEDALAAGSPPPDRSLAVLESLAASRDAGAAVRRLLEWAGRFPAAFAGPGGAALARLGRRAAAQAGLARAEERFASFLEARGPDVRTVPRASAPRPDFVAEDASTRAVFDEVARIAPSALALLVRGESGTGKEIVAKEAHRLSRRRGPFVAVNLAALPATLAESELFGHARGAFSGADRERRGLVEEASGGTLFLDEIGDLPLPLQGKLLRVLQESEVRRLGETAVRRVDLRVVAATHRELPALVDRGEFRGDLFYRIAGHEVVLKPLRERPRDRARLIARALDGRAALAPDAAAALDRWRWPGNARELLAALESALALAAPARVVGLEHLPRAIREGAASRPAARRWKERLDDARREAITSTLETTAGRRAEAANLLGISRQSLLYEMKKLGIR is encoded by the coding sequence GTGCCTTCGACGCGAGGGAGACGTTGGATCGTTCCCCGCCGCGACCTCGCGGCGGGCGGCGCGACGCTCGTGCGCCTTTCGCACCCGCTCCTGCCGGAGATCGTGCGGGCGCGTCCCGGGGACGGAGGGCTCCGCCTCACGCTCGCCGCTCCCGAGCCGGCGCGGCTGGGCCGCCTCGCCGCGGCCGAGCGCCGCGCCTATCTCGCGCGGCTTGCGGCGCTCCTCGGCTTCCTGAGGTTTCACGGCCTCGGCATTGCAACGGAGGACCTCGCCGCTCTGGGCGCGTGGCCGGGCGAGCCGGAGCGCCCCGCGCCTGGTGCGCCGCCCGTCCCCGCCTGGCGCGCCGCGCCTCCGGCGCTCGCCCTTGCGGCGGCGGCCGTTCGCCTCGCGGGCCGTCCGGCCGCGGGCGCGGACGCCGCCTCGCTGCGGGCGGCGCTCGTCGAGAGCCTCGAGCGCGGGGTTCCCGAGGACGCGGCCGCGGACGCCGTGACGGCTCTCCGGGCGCTCGACGGAGACGGGCGGCCCGAAGCGCTCGCGGCCGAGTTCGCCCGCCGGGGCGGGGTCGTACCTTCGCGAGACCTCGCGGGCTTCGCGTTCCCGTGTCCGTTCGTGGAGCTTCCAGGCGGGGACGGCCCGGCTGCCGCCGTCGGCGCGGCCGCCGCGTGGATTGCGCGCGGCGCGGCCCGAAGCGACGAGACACCGTCCTTCGTCGAGTGCTCTCCGGGCTCTCCGCTCGAGGACGGCGCCGCTCTCCGCCACCTTGCGCGGGCGCTCGACGGCGATCCTCGCGCGGGGGAGATCCGGGCGCTTGCGGACGGGGCGAAGGCGCCGCGGCGCGACGACGGGCCGCCGGTCGTCGTCGTCGCGCTCGACGCGGAACGCTGGGACACCCGCTCGCGGCGCGCCCTCCACGAGGCGCTGCCGGCCATGGGCTTCCGCGTTTTCGAGGCCTGTGCGGGCGCGCTGCGCCCGTGGGAGGAGCGCGGGCTGCTTGCGTTCCGCATCGCCGAGGGTGACGCGGCTTCTCTCGCCTACCTGCCGTTCGTGTCGCTCTCGGCGGCGCTCGACGCGTGGCGCGAGGCGGGTGCGGCGGCGGACCCGGCTCGATTCCTCGAGGCGGCGCGAGCCCTCGTCGCGCGGTTCGATCCGCGCGCGGGCGCCGTGAGGTCCGAACGGCGCCGGCCGGGGCGGCGTCCGGATCCGATCGTGGAGGCGGCCGCCCTCCTCGCGGACGGATTCGATGCGTCGGAGGCGGCGGCCGCGGCCGGCGCGGTTCCCGACCGGGCTGCCGAGGCGCTCGCGGACGCGGCGCGGAGCGGGCGCCTCATCCGCGTCGGCGATGGCGCGTTCCGCTTCCGCGACGAGGACGATCGCGCGCGCCTCGCGGCCCGCGTGCCGCAGTCCGCGCGCCGCGACGCGGTGGCGCGCCTCGAGACTCTCGCTCTGCCGCCCGCGCGATTCGTGCCGGCCGCGCTCGCTCGCGGCGAGCCGCGGGACCTCGGGGCCGCGCGGAGCCTTCTCGACGCCGAGGGCGGCTCGCTCGCCGCGGCGCTCTTCGCGCGTGCGCCGCGAGCCGCGCCCGATCTCGGTGCGGCGGAGGCTCCGGCAGCGGAGCGGATCGCGGCCGCACGCGCCCTCGCGCGGCTTGGCAGGCCCGAACGCGCGCTCGGGCTCTGCCCGGGCGGCGGCGACGACGAGGATCTCGCGAGGGCGGCGCTCCTCGTCGAGCTGCGCCGCCACGCGGAGGCCCGGCGGCTTCTCGACCGCCTGCTCGACCCGGCGGCGGAGGTCGGGCCACGCGTCGAGGCGCTGCTCCTCCGGGCCGAGCTCGACGAGCGCGCACACCGCTACGAGGATGCGGCGGCCGGACTCGCGGCGGCCGAGCGGCTCCTCGGCGGAATCGCGGATCGCGAACTCGCGGCGCGTGCGGCACGGACGGCGGGCTATCTCGCGAACGACCTCGGCCGCACGGGCGAGGCGATCGCGCTGTTCCGGCGGGCGGGCGAGCTGGCCGGGAACGCCCGCGCGCGGGCGGACGCCGCCTACGACGTCGCGTACGCCGCGCTGGACGGCGGAAGGCTGGACGTGGCGGCCCGCGAACTGGACGACGCGCTGGAGCTCTACGCCGCGGGGGGGGACGAGACCCGCTACCTCTCGGCCCTCGGAAACCGGGTCGATCTCTTCCTGAGGTCGGGGGATGCGGCCGCGGCGCGGCCCGTGCTCGAGCGGGTCCTCGCCCACGAGCGCGCGGCCGGACGCACGCACCAGATCCTCTTCGCGATTCCCGCCGCCCAGGAGCTCGCCCTCCTCGAGGGAGACGACGCCGCGGCCGCGGCGGCGTTTCTCGAAGCGCAGGCGCTCGCGGAGGGGGCGGACGGCCCCCACCCCGTGTGGCGCGAGATCCTCGTCTTCGAGGCGGAGCGCCGCCTGGGCACGGCCGACGCGGAGGGTGCCGCGCAGCTCCTCGCGGATGCGGCCACGATCCCGGACAACAGCTCCCGCACGGAAGGGCGCCGCCGGCGCCTCCTCGCGTCCGCGTGCCGCGACCTCGGGCGCCCGCACGAGCCGCGCGAGATCGACGCCCGCGAACGGGATCTCCACGCGGCGGAGGACGCGCTCGCCGCCGGCTCTCCCCCGCCCGACAGGAGTCTCGCCGTCCTGGAGTCCCTCGCCGCCTCCCGCGATGCCGGCGCCGCCGTCCGGCGGCTCCTCGAGTGGGCGGGCCGCTTCCCGGCGGCGTTCGCCGGGCCGGGCGGCGCCGCGCTCGCGCGGCTGGGACGGCGCGCCGCGGCGCAGGCGGGCCTCGCCCGCGCGGAGGAGCGCTTTGCGTCGTTCCTCGAGGCGCGCGGGCCGGACGTGCGGACCGTTCCACGCGCGAGCGCGCCGAGGCCCGACTTCGTCGCGGAGGACGCGTCCACCCGCGCCGTCTTCGACGAGGTCGCGCGGATCGCACCGTCGGCGCTCGCACTCCTCGTCCGCGGCGAGAGCGGGACGGGCAAGGAGATCGTCGCGAAGGAAGCGCACCGGCTGTCCCGGCGCCGCGGACCGTTCGTCGCCGTGAACCTCGCCGCTCTCCCGGCGACCCTCGCCGAGTCGGAGCTCTTCGGGCACGCGCGGGGCGCCTTCTCGGGCGCCGACCGCGAACGGCGGGGCCTCGTGGAGGAGGCGTCGGGGGGGACGCTCTTCCTCGACGAGATCGGCGACCTGCCGCTGCCGCTGCAGGGCAAGCTGCTGCGCGTCCTGCAGGAGAGCGAGGTGCGGCGGCTGGGCGAGACGGCCGTCAGGCGCGTGGACCTCCGGGTCGTCGCGGCGACACACCGCGAGCTGCCGGCGCTGGTCGACCGCGGCGAGTTTCGCGGAGACCTCTTCTACCGGATCGCCGGACACGAGGTCGTCCTGAAACCGCTGCGCGAACGCCCACGGGACCGCGCGCGCCTCATCGCCCGCGCGCTCGACGGCCGGGCGGCGCTTGCGCCGGACGCGGCGGCGGCGCTGGACCGCTGGCGCTGGCCCGGCAACGCGCGCGAGCTGCTCGCCGCCCTCGAGTCGGCGCTCGCGCTCGCGGCCCCGGCGCGCGTCGTCGGCCTCGAGCACCTCCCGCGGGCGATCCGCGAGGGGGCCGCGTCGCGCCCGGCGGCCCGGCGCTGGAAGGAGCGGTTGGACGACGCGCGCCGCGAGGCGATCACGTCGACGCTCGAGACGACCGCGGGCCGGCGCGCCGAGGCCGCGAACCTCCTCGGCATCTCCCGGCAGTCGCTGCTCTACGAGATGAAGAAGCTCGGGATCCGCTGA
- the aroA gene encoding 3-phosphoshikimate 1-carboxyvinyltransferase codes for MSAAPLLRGRLSGALRVPGSKSVTNRALLAAACAEGESVLLNPLESSDTRALAAALRLLGAEIFLEGVGWRVIGPIGRSGHSAGEVHIDIGDAGTPARFLSALLAAVPGRFVLDGSPRMRERPMSPLFEAIRTLGGEIRCLAREGFLPVAIRGGTLRGGRVAIRGDVSSQFLSALQLVSPLVPGGVTLDVTGPVVSGAYLGLTRRVLEGFGAGPGDGYRASRYRVAGDDSAACFPIAGALVSGGRVTVRGLARDSEQPDAEFRAWAVRAGGVLAWETGADGEESLVATGPPGGARDLKPMDVDVDLAPDAALPLAATLAFADGTSTLTGVARLREKESDRLAATVELLSHAGTSARVGRDADGAPVLSIAGRSGVPRAAAFAAHGDHRVAMSAAVLALALPAGSTLDAPGCVGKSWPLFWDAWNPLVGA; via the coding sequence TTGAGCGCCGCCCCTCTTCTCCGCGGCCGTCTCTCGGGCGCGCTCCGCGTCCCCGGCAGCAAGAGCGTCACGAACCGCGCTCTCCTGGCGGCGGCCTGCGCGGAGGGGGAGAGCGTTCTGCTGAATCCACTCGAGAGTTCGGACACCCGGGCGCTTGCGGCAGCCCTCCGGCTCCTGGGAGCGGAGATTTTCTTAGAAGGTGTTGGTTGGCGGGTTATCGGGCCGATCGGTCGCAGCGGTCACTCGGCCGGTGAGGTCCACATCGATATCGGAGATGCGGGGACGCCGGCCCGCTTTCTCTCCGCGCTTCTCGCCGCGGTGCCGGGCCGTTTCGTTCTCGACGGCAGCCCTCGCATGCGGGAGCGGCCGATGTCCCCACTATTCGAAGCAATCCGAACCCTGGGCGGCGAGATTCGATGCCTCGCGCGAGAGGGGTTTCTGCCGGTTGCGATCCGCGGCGGCACGCTGCGCGGCGGGCGCGTGGCGATCCGTGGCGACGTGTCGTCGCAGTTCCTCTCGGCGCTGCAGCTCGTCTCGCCCCTCGTCCCGGGCGGTGTCACGCTCGACGTGACGGGCCCGGTCGTGTCGGGTGCGTACCTCGGGCTGACGCGCCGCGTCCTCGAAGGCTTCGGCGCCGGGCCGGGCGACGGGTACCGCGCGTCGCGCTACCGCGTCGCCGGCGACGACTCGGCGGCGTGCTTCCCGATCGCGGGCGCGCTCGTGTCGGGCGGACGCGTGACGGTGCGCGGCCTCGCCCGCGACTCCGAGCAGCCCGACGCCGAGTTCCGCGCCTGGGCCGTGAGGGCCGGGGGCGTCCTCGCGTGGGAGACGGGCGCGGACGGCGAGGAGTCGCTGGTCGCAACCGGGCCCCCGGGGGGCGCGCGCGACCTGAAGCCGATGGACGTGGACGTCGATCTCGCGCCCGACGCGGCGCTTCCGCTCGCCGCGACCCTCGCCTTCGCGGACGGGACGTCGACGCTGACCGGCGTCGCGCGCCTGCGCGAGAAGGAGTCCGACCGCCTCGCGGCGACCGTCGAGCTTCTCTCGCACGCGGGAACCTCAGCGCGTGTCGGCCGAGATGCCGACGGGGCGCCGGTCCTCTCGATCGCCGGCCGCAGCGGCGTGCCGCGCGCGGCCGCGTTCGCCGCGCACGGGGATCACCGCGTCGCGATGTCGGCGGCCGTTCTCGCTCTCGCGCTGCCCGCGGGCTCGACGCTCGACGCCCCCGGGTGCGTGGGCAAATCCTGGCCTCTCTTCTGGGACGCCTGGAATCCGCTCGTCGGCGCCTGA